Proteins encoded together in one Anopheles darlingi chromosome 3, idAnoDarlMG_H_01, whole genome shotgun sequence window:
- the LOC125957900 gene encoding protein G12-like, translating to MRFLILLALFGAAYGTLRNEVDQLLPFLRMDEVRVIYMRYVQSDAQVGEIWSFLQSAETDAAWRVLISSPELQEISAFSEARGVSIRDYLNGIAGMLGLTPITRSANAKSPASRSWNAMMDEIRALVDLPGAEALARSFIANPTSEFGELYRLTQSKRDGFTRVIEHPDVLRFSAQLRAFGVDVDQIIARFRAFFEWN from the exons ATG AGATTCTTGATCCTCCTTGCTCTGTTCGGCGCTGCCTACGGGACCCTGCGCAATGAGGTCGATCAGCTGCTCCCGTTCCTGCGCATGGACGAAGTGCGTGTGATCTACATGCGTTACGTGCAGAGCGACGCTCAGGTTGGCGAGATCTGGAGCTTCCTGCAGTCGGCTGAGACTGATGCCGCTTGGCGTGTGCTGATCTCGTCCCCTGAGTTGCAGGAGATCAGCGCCTTTAGTGAGGCTAGGGGTGTCAGCATCCGCGACTACCTGAACGGCATTGCTGGCATGCTCGGCCTGACTCCGATCACCCGTTCGGCCAACGCCAAGTCTCCCGCATCCCGCTCCTGGAACGCCATGATGGACGAGATCCGTGCCCTTGTCGATCTGCCCGGAGCCGAAGCTCTAGCCCGCTCCTTCATCGCCAACCCAACCAGCGAGTTCGGTGAGCTATACCGTTTGACCCAGAGCAAACGTGACGGTTTCACCCGTGTCATCGAGCACCCGGATGTCCTCCGTTTCTCCGCCCAGCTGCGCGCCTTCGGCGTCGACGTTGACCAGATCATTGCGCGTTTCCGTGCTTTCTTCGAGTGGAATTAA
- the LOC125955753 gene encoding protein G12-like, translated as MKFIILLALFGAAYGALRNEVDQLLPFLRMDEVRVIYMRYVQSDAQVGEIWSFLQSAETDAAWRVLISSPELQEISAFTEARGVSIRDYLNGIAGMLGLTPITRSANAKSPASRSWNAMMDEIRALVDLPGAEALARSFIANPTSEFGELYRLTQSKRDGFTRVIEHPDVLRFSAQLRAFGVDVDQIIARFRAFFEWN; from the coding sequence ATGAAGTTCATCATCCTCCTTGCTCTGTTCGGCGCTGCCTACGGGGCCCTGCGCAATGAGGTCGATCAGCTGCTCCCGTTCCTGCGCATGGACGAAGTGCGTGTGATCTACATGCGTTACGTGCAGAGCGACGCTCAGGTTGGCGAGATCTGGAGCTTCCTGCAGTCGGCTGAGACTGATGCCGCTTGGCGTGTGCTGATCTCGTCCCCTGAGTTGCAGGAGATCAGCGCCTTTACTGAGGCTAGGGGTGTCAGCATCCGCGACTACCTGAACGGCATTGCTGGCATGCTCGGCCTGACTCCGATCACCCGTTCGGCCAACGCCAAGTCTCCCGCATCCCGCTCCTGGAACGCCATGATGGACGAGATCCGTGCCCTTGTCGATCTGCCCGGAGCCGAAGCTCTAGCCCGCTCCTTCATCGCCAACCCAACCAGTGAGTTCGGTGAGCTATACCGTTTGACCCAGAGCAAACGTGACGGTTTCACCCGTGTCATCGAGCACCCGGATGTCCTCCGTTTCTCCGCCCAGCTGCGCGCCTTCGGTGTCGACGTTGACCAGATCATTGCGCGTTTCCGTGCTTTCTTCGAGTGGAACTAA
- the LOC125955754 gene encoding titin homolog: MGNQPTKHTPGKPKKAVHWKSAEPPAPPGKPTLVPGTPSSAPDVVTIRWTRPATDGGSPILGYVVEQRRTGSPHWVRACPSLVQYTELSLSGLEPGWRYQFRVMADNIVGRSECSEPSDPLTVTLQRNAISAPRFVHELFDATAVENEKVEFRVQVAGTPVPQISWFKDGFEIYSSRRARIVTEADASVLVIHQTALTDEGEIKCAATNRAGHTVTRCQLTIDAFPKIRLPRQYEDGLIIEAEELIRLKVALAGRPPPMVEWSHNGEVLNNDGRHEIVTTDKNSTLKIMNSDRNDRGEYNIRAINKLGEDNASFLVTVTARPEPPRKVSIAISYGKTVTLSWSTPEDDGGCKIGNYIVEYYRVGWDVWLKAATCRQLTTTLSDLIEGSQYRFRVKAENPYGLSDPSEESELLFVPDPKRGITDADKIPSQSTTLPRKRRDLSQSPMRESTGAKPKKAFTPEPYGRDEIMLEMSYGIPIDPTAQQGYQNESSSVPAVVITEPTTAPLAEPESESDLTDTTPSAIMTPLPVSPLKAMQKFSKEPSPLSMRSSDREVSPSSSSYELLGSSSINGDETVKKPETQNNKSIHNSSEFMLVLYNEQEARENTRNSTFDFELDELVAPPPPLSLSAPELNVEPPPAPAMRAGVSSTELLYERAMARFYQAVAFEESENQRKEAEQEQAIRRRQAAQDHVQDEKSTNPQATPMNRLSDRRSSLRKRLSGDKESIVKQSSFEQDQVVPPQQQQPQPQHSHSTLAQEPIAEEPTQGTLGSLKQSDDEVSVSSSMSSMIEELKRREQQQQLAAISSKRRGFMDDDEVDEEPYHPGVQSMRSPYHSPDPSQAIEVLTRPMPLPDPNFVPKPILKRPSTEVLVKEDVSKRQPSLQPPQLRPRSVTPERESSPSKVTPVQQQQRPQDILNLPQPDSPTQEEPQALSEKQPPAGEEIKRAIVSEAARQRRLESRQNSIEESRAVADFYSDMVQQIESSKKPRKLPLYMSPDEVRKLNEREYSRSSSRAGSKSPLPLEEVPYYPRVRSSRSPSLTTESHSIVVHRSSKPARESKILRQRSASVESDVTVRPPSANRETGPIANTTGTKDENGRASRPIEKRRITDKAGTATRNRSRSNSAVRVGTITTPNVKPSKTPSTSVTAPAVTNKPPTPEPSVNKSISAPAATIPKLLETADERPDEQSLKPTISYLTDVALFAIACWLYLFKNPKLAIPVILLIMYRHIREALKDKIPAWMRRESN, from the exons ATgggaaaccaaccgaccaagcATACGccgggaaaaccgaaaaaggctGTCCATTGGAAGTCAGCAG AGCCACCTGCTCCACCTGGTAAGCCAACCCTAGTACCGGGCACACCATCGTCCGCACCAGACGTCGTGACCATACGATGGACCCGTCCAGCTACGGATGGTGGATCGCCCATTCTGGGATACGTGGTGGAGCAACGGCGAACCGGGTCGCCGCACTGGGTCCGGGCGTGTCCTTCGCTGGTGCAGTATACCGAGTTATCACTGAGCGGGCTGGAACCTGGATGGCGCTACCAGTTCCGTGTGATGGCGGATAATATCGTGGGCCGATCGGAGTGCAGTGAACCGTCGGATCCATTGACGGTAACCCTGCAACGCAATGCCATTTCCGCACCACGCTTCGTACACGAACTGTTTGATGCGACCGCGGTGGAGAACGAGAAAGTAGAGTTTCGAGTACAGGTGGCCGGGACGCCAGTGCCGCAGATCAGTTGGTTTAAGGATGGTTTCGAGATCTACAGCAGTCGCCGGGCTCGTATCGTCACTGAGGCCGACGCCAGTGTGCTTGTCATCCACCAGACGGCCCTCACCGATGAGGGAGAGATCAAGTGTGCGGCTACGAACCGTGCAGGCCATACCGTCACTCGCTGTCAGCTGACGATCGACGCGTTTCCGAAAATTCGCCTTCCACGACAGTATGAAGATGGGCTCATCATTGAGGCGGAAGAGCTTATCCGTCTGAAGGTGGCACTAGCGGGCCGTCCACCACCGATGGTCGAGTGGAGTCATAACGGGGAAGTCCTGAACAACGACGGCCGGCACGAGATCGTCACGACGGACAAGAACTCTACACTGAAGATCATGAACAGTGACCGAAACGATCGAGGGGAGTATAATATCCGTGCGATCAACAAACTGGGCGAGGACAATGCTTCCTTTCTGGTAACGGTCACCGCTCGTCCTGAGCCTCCTAGAAAGGTATCAATCGCAATCTCGTACGGCAAAACAGTAACACTCAGCTGGTCAACTCCGGAAGATGATGGGGGCTGCAAGATCGGCAACTACATTGTCGAGTACTACCGCGTCGGATGGGACGTGTGGCTTAAGGCGGCCACCTGTCGTCAGCTGACTACCACACTAAGCGATCTCATCGAAGGATCGCAGTATCGTTTCCGCGTGAAGGCTGAGAACCCTTATGGCTTAAGTGATCCCAGCGAAGAGTCAGAGCTACTGTTTGTGCCCGATCCTAAGCGTGGTATTACAGATGCCGATAAGATCCCCTCCCAATCTACGACATTGCCTCGCAAACGTCGAGATCTGTCACAATCTCCCATGAGAGAATCGACCGGGGCTAAGCCCAAGAAAGCCTTCACTCCGGAGCCATATGGCCGCGATGAGATTATGCTGGAAATGTCATATGGAATCCCCATCGATCCGACAGCACAGCAAGGATACCAGAACGAATCATCATCCGTACCAGCAGTTGTCATCACCGAACCAACTACCGCCCCTCTCGCCGAACCCGAATCCGAATCGGACCTCACCGATACAACACCTTCCGCGATCATGACTCCCTTGCCCGTTTCTCCGCTTAAAGCGATGCAAAAATTCTCGAAAGAACCAAGTCCATTGTCAATGAGATCTTCGGATAGAGAAGTGTctcctagcagcagcagctacgaaTTATTGGGATCCAGTTCCATCAACGGAGATGAAACAGTGAAAAAGCCCGAGACCCAGAACAACAAGTCCATTCACAACAGTTCCGAGTTTATGTTGGTTTTATACAACGAGCAAGAAGCGAGGGAAAACACCC GTAATTCCACCTTCGATTTTGAACTGGACGAACTTGTTGCTCCACCACCGCCTTTGTCACTGTCTGCACCGGAACTAAACgtagaaccaccaccagctcctgcCATGCGTGCTGGTGTTAGCTCTACGGAACTGCTttacgagcgagcgatggcACGATTTTATCAAGCCGTGGCCTTCGAAGAATCGGAAAATCAGCGTAAAGAAGCCGAGCAAGAGCAAGCGATCCGACGACGGCAAGCAGCTCAAGACCACGTACAGGATGAAAAGTCTACCAATCCCCAAGCCACTCCCATGAACCGTTTGTCCGATCGAAGAAGTAGCCTTCGCAAGAGGTTGTCTGGTGATAAGGAGTCGATCGTTAAGCAATCCAGCTTCGAGCAGGATCAAGTGGTTCcacctcagcaacagcagccacaaccacagcaCTCACATTCCACACTTGCCCAAGAACCGATAGCGGAAGAACCGACACAGGGCACACTGGGTTCATTGAAACAATCTGACGATGAAGTATCCGTATCCTCATCAATGAGCTCGATGATCGAAGAACTTAAACgacgtgagcagcagcagcaactagcaGCGATATCTTCGAAGAGACGCGGCTtcatggatgatgatgaggttgatGAGGAACCATACCATCCCGGTGTGCAGAGTATGCGCTCACCGTATCATAGCCCCGATCCCAGTCAAGCGATTGAGGTTCTCACTAGACCTATGCCACTGCCAGATCCAAACTTTGTGCCTAAACCCATACTCAAGCGACCCTCCACCGAGGTACTCGTTAAGGAAGATGTATCCAAAAGGCAGCCGAGCCTACAGCCTCCACAACTACGACCACGCAGTGTCACTCCGGAGCGGGAGTCTTCCCCGTCGAAGGTAACTccagtccagcagcagcagcgacctcAGGATATACTAAACCTCCCACAACCAGATTCCCCCACTCAAGAGGAACCACAGGCCCTGTCGGAAAAGCAGCCACCAGCGGGAGAGGAAATCAAGCGGGCTATAGTATCCGAGGCAGCCCGTCAACGTCGACTAGAATCACGCCAGAACTCGATCGAGGAATCACGAGCAGTGGCCGACTTTTACAGCGATATGGTACAGCAAATCGAAAGCTCCAAGAAACCACGCAAACTGCCGCTCTACATGAGCCCGGATGAGGTGCGAAAACTGAATGAACGAGAATACTCCCGTAGTTCATCGCGAGCTGGTTCTAAATCACCACTTCCGCTCGAGGAGGTTCCGTACTATCCTCGGGTACGATCTTCGCGATCACCCTCCCTAACGACGGAAAGCCATTCGATAGTGGTGCACCGATCAAGTAAACCGGCTCGTGAGAGTAAAATTCTACGTCAACGATCGGCCTCCGTTGAAAGTGATGTGACGGTGAGACCGCCTTCCGCAAATCGCGAAACAGGACCCATTGCAAACACAACTGGTACGAAGGATGAGAATGGGCGAGCAAGCAGACCAATCGAGAAAAGACGTATCACTGATAAAGCAGGTACGGCTACCCGTAACCGCTCGAGATCAAACTCAGCTGTTCGTGTGGGAACCATCACAACACCAAATGTAAAACCATCTAAAACACCTTCGACGTCTGTTACTGCTCCAGCTGTGACCAATAAACCACCAACTCCCGAACCGTCGGTCAATAAATCTatttctgctcctgctgcaacTATACCAAAGTTGTTAGAAACAGCCGATGAGAGACCCGACGAACAGTCACTCAAGCCCACTATATCTTATTTGACTGATGTGGCACTGTTTGCCATCGCCTGTTGGTTGTATCTATTCAAAAATCCTAAACTAGCCATACCAGTAATATTGCTTATTATGTACCGTCATATCCGCGAGGCGCTAAAAGATAAGATACCCGCGTGGATGCGACGAGAGTCGAATTAA
- the LOC125956808 gene encoding uncharacterized protein LOC125956808 isoform X3 has protein sequence MDSMTISAIPPAEPVWCLDRRDSGHLFWRRESSKVKFRYDVEVLEFTKDPYEDQLLITDSELNRTKQNQANAVSNILVVCATCVAALAVTVVLPWFLIGSA, from the exons ATGGACAGCATGACTATATCAG CGATTCCCCCTGCAGAACCTGTTTGGTGTCTGGATCGGCGGGACTCTGGCCATCTTTTTTGGCGCCGAGAATCATCCAAGGTGAAGTTTCGATACGACGTGGAAGTGCTAGAGTTTACCAAAGATCCATATGAAGATCAACTACTGATAACGGACAGCGAGCTAAACCGCACGAAACAAAATCAGGCTAACGCGGTTTCGAACATACTCGTTGTGTGTGCCACGTGCGTGGCTGCACTTGCCGTAACGGTTGTGTTACCCTGGTTTCTCATAGGGTCGGCATAG
- the LOC125956808 gene encoding uncharacterized protein LOC125956808 isoform X1, producing MTTTTTTAMMMMIATAPTLFNVCAIGSYCSVDDKESWIIKRYVHLVWPITWINTGVIIVACPFVVAILVCHMPTVNSVIVAGSFYYVLQVSLHPHRNQQESGASWAYPTHQRSLFSSSAFPDSHSGSNQRKRCHLMFQIFCAGPVVILVRYQRLTNLMRCHWNERANILERREQSSVESNVIDF from the exons atgacgacgacaacgacgacggcgatgatgatgatgatcgccacCGCCCCTACGCTATTTAATGTGTGTGCCATTGGATCGTATTGCTCAGTGGACGACAAGGAATCATGGATCATCAAGAGATATGTGCATTTAGTTTGGCCGATCACGTGGATCAACACCGGTGTCATCATCGTTGCTTGCCCTTTTGTGGTTGCGATACTTGTATGTCATATGCCGACGGTGAACAGCGTGATCGTCGCTGGAAG TTTCTATTATGTTTTGCAGGTGTCGCTACATCCACATAGAAACCAACAGGAATCCGGTGCATCTTGGGCGTACCCTACCCATCAACGCAGCCTATTTTCGTCTTCTGCATTCCCGGACAGTCATAGTGGATCGAATCAACGCAAACGTTGCCATTTaatgtttcaaatattttgcGCTGGTCCTGTCGTTATCTTAGTCCGATATCAAAGACTAACGAATTTAATGAGGTGCCATTGGAATGAGAGAGCCAATATATTGGAGCGGCGCGAGCAAAGTTCAGTCGAGTCGAACGTCATAGATTTCTAG
- the LOC125956808 gene encoding uncharacterized protein LOC125956808 isoform X2, translating into MTTTTTTAMMMMIATAPTLFNVCAIGSYCSVDDKESWIIKRYVHLVWPITWINTGVIIVACPFVVAILVCHMPTVNSVIVAGRCRYIHIETNRNPVHLGRTLPINAAYFRLLHSRTVIVDRINANVAI; encoded by the exons atgacgacgacaacgacgacggcgatgatgatgatgatcgccacCGCCCCTACGCTATTTAATGTGTGTGCCATTGGATCGTATTGCTCAGTGGACGACAAGGAATCATGGATCATCAAGAGATATGTGCATTTAGTTTGGCCGATCACGTGGATCAACACCGGTGTCATCATCGTTGCTTGCCCTTTTGTGGTTGCGATACTTGTATGTCATATGCCGACGGTGAACAGCGTGATCGTCGCTGGAAG GTGTCGCTACATCCACATAGAAACCAACAGGAATCCGGTGCATCTTGGGCGTACCCTACCCATCAACGCAGCCTATTTTCGTCTTCTGCATTCCCGGACAGTCATAGTGGATCGAATCAACGCAAACGTTGCCATTTaa